The Corynebacterium camporealensis genome contains a region encoding:
- the asnB gene encoding asparagine synthase (glutamine-hydrolyzing) has product MCGLLSMLAANANAEEFVTAVEGALPCMRHRGPDAAGTWHDADAAFGFNRLSIIDLEHSHQPLRWGPKENPERYAMTFNGEIYNYIELREELQAAGYEFNTEGDGEPIVVGYHHWGKDVVEHLRGMFGIVIWDTETRTMFAARDQFGIKPLYYATTEAGTVFASEMKCILEMADAIGLDLSLDKRTIEHYVDLQYVPEPESLHANIRRVESGCTVTLKPGGEVKSDRYFRPTFPAQSVPKGEEQQLFDRIAAALEDSVEKHMRADVTVGSFLSGGIDSTAIAALAKRHNPNLLTFTTGFEREGYSEVDVAAESAAAIGVEHIVKVVSPEEYADAVPKIMWYLDNPVADPSLVPLYFVAQEARKHVKVVLSGEGADELFGGYTIYKEPLSLAPFEKIPSPLRQGLGKLSRVLPDGMKGKSLLERGSMTMEERYYGNARSFNFEQLQRVLPWAKREWDHREVTAPIYAQSEDMDVVARMQHLDLFTWMRGDILVKADKMNMANSLELRVPFLDKEVFKVAETIPHDLKIANGTTKYALRKAMEQIVPPHVLHRRKLGFPVPMRHWLAGDELYGWAQDQINASQTEDIFNKPEVLEMLKEHRDGVSDHSRRLWTVLSFMIWHGIFVEKRIDPQIEERDYPVKL; this is encoded by the coding sequence ATGTGCGGTTTGTTGAGCATGCTCGCCGCTAACGCTAATGCGGAAGAGTTTGTCACCGCGGTTGAAGGCGCACTGCCCTGCATGCGCCACCGCGGCCCTGATGCCGCTGGCACCTGGCACGATGCCGATGCAGCCTTCGGCTTTAATCGCCTGTCCATCATCGACCTGGAGCACTCCCACCAGCCGCTGCGCTGGGGTCCGAAGGAGAACCCAGAGCGCTACGCCATGACCTTTAATGGCGAGATTTACAACTACATTGAGCTGCGCGAGGAACTGCAGGCTGCCGGCTACGAGTTCAATACCGAAGGCGATGGCGAACCTATCGTCGTCGGCTACCACCACTGGGGCAAGGACGTCGTAGAGCACCTGCGCGGCATGTTCGGCATCGTTATCTGGGATACCGAGACCCGCACCATGTTTGCCGCGCGCGACCAGTTCGGCATCAAGCCGCTGTACTACGCCACCACCGAGGCCGGCACCGTCTTCGCCTCCGAGATGAAGTGCATCCTGGAGATGGCCGATGCCATCGGTCTAGACCTCAGCCTGGACAAGCGCACCATTGAGCACTACGTGGACCTGCAGTATGTGCCGGAACCAGAGTCCCTGCACGCCAACATCCGTCGCGTGGAGTCCGGCTGCACCGTCACTCTCAAGCCGGGCGGTGAGGTTAAGTCCGATCGCTACTTCCGCCCGACCTTCCCGGCACAGTCAGTACCGAAGGGCGAGGAACAGCAACTCTTCGACCGTATTGCGGCCGCACTAGAGGATTCCGTCGAAAAGCACATGCGTGCCGATGTGACCGTCGGTTCCTTCCTGTCTGGCGGCATCGACTCCACCGCTATTGCAGCTTTGGCAAAGCGCCATAACCCGAACCTGCTGACCTTTACCACCGGCTTTGAGCGCGAGGGCTACTCCGAGGTCGATGTCGCTGCTGAGTCGGCTGCCGCCATTGGCGTCGAGCACATCGTCAAGGTCGTCTCCCCGGAGGAGTACGCCGACGCCGTTCCGAAGATCATGTGGTACCTGGACAACCCAGTGGCTGACCCGTCGCTGGTGCCGCTGTACTTCGTGGCCCAGGAAGCCCGCAAGCACGTCAAGGTAGTGCTCTCTGGTGAGGGCGCCGATGAGCTCTTCGGCGGCTACACCATTTATAAGGAGCCACTCTCCCTGGCCCCATTTGAGAAGATCCCTTCCCCACTGCGTCAGGGTCTGGGCAAGCTCTCGCGCGTACTTCCCGATGGCATGAAGGGCAAGTCCCTGCTGGAGCGCGGCTCGATGACTATGGAAGAGCGCTACTACGGCAACGCTCGTTCCTTTAACTTCGAGCAGCTCCAGCGCGTTCTGCCATGGGCCAAGCGCGAGTGGGACCACCGTGAGGTCACCGCCCCGATTTACGCCCAGTCTGAGGACATGGACGTCGTCGCCCGCATGCAGCACCTCGACCTGTTTACTTGGATGCGCGGTGACATCCTGGTCAAGGCCGACAAGATGAATATGGCCAACTCGCTGGAGCTGCGCGTGCCATTCCTGGACAAGGAAGTCTTCAAGGTTGCCGAAACCATTCCGCATGATTTGAAGATTGCCAACGGCACCACCAAGTACGCCCTGCGCAAGGCCATGGAGCAAATCGTTCCGCCGCACGTACTGCACCGCCGCAAGCTCGGCTTCCCAGTACCGATGCGTCACTGGCTGGCTGGCGATGAACTCTACGGCTGGGCCCAGGACCAGATCAACGCCTCGCAGACCGAGGACATCTTCAACAAGCCAGAAGTTCTGGAGATGCTCAAGGAACACCGCGACGGCGTCAGTGACCACTCCCGCCGCCTGTGGACCGTCCTGTCCTTTATGATCTGGCACGGCATCTTCGTCGAAAAGCGCATCGATCCCCAAATCGAAGAACGCGACTACCCAGTCAAGCTCTAA
- a CDS encoding HesB/IscA family protein, translating to MTAPASATGVILTDAAAAKAKSLLEQEGRDDLSLRIAVQPGGCAGLRYQLYFDDRTLDGDKVDHVGGVNLVVDKMSIPYLTGAKIDFADTIEQQGFTIDNPNAGGSCACGDSFN from the coding sequence ATGACCGCTCCAGCTTCCGCTACCGGCGTCATCCTGACTGATGCCGCTGCCGCCAAGGCCAAGTCTCTGCTCGAGCAGGAAGGCCGTGACGATCTCTCCCTGCGCATTGCCGTTCAGCCCGGCGGCTGCGCGGGCCTGCGCTACCAGCTTTACTTCGACGACCGCACCCTGGACGGCGACAAGGTCGACCACGTCGGCGGCGTCAACCTGGTCGTAGACAAGATGTCCATCCCCTACCTGACCGGCGCCAAGATCGACTTCGCCGACACCATCGAGCAGCAGGGCTTCACCATCGACAACCCGAATGCCGGCGGCTCCTGCGCTTGCGGTGACTCCTTCAACTAA
- a CDS encoding DUF3043 domain-containing protein, with protein sequence MKLPWQKDEQSKAVPVSQAADPEPEQAEAEPKYPKGYTPPKGRPTPKRQDQEIARGVIRDPNGVSDAQRYQHRKELKKSMSKEEWKEYKRQERAERRERNRETQERMAAGDERYLLPRDKGEVRAYVRDWVDSRRFINEFVMPAAIIMLFIMFVGVFAPAFANWASLVAMGFIILFAIEGVWLARKCNNAVRMKFPGTAEAGFGLGFYAYSRSTQPRKWRTPRPRVERGATV encoded by the coding sequence GTGAAACTTCCGTGGCAAAAAGATGAACAGTCCAAGGCTGTGCCTGTATCCCAGGCTGCTGATCCGGAACCGGAGCAGGCCGAGGCGGAGCCGAAGTACCCGAAGGGATATACCCCACCGAAGGGTCGCCCGACCCCGAAGCGGCAGGATCAAGAGATCGCCCGCGGTGTTATTCGCGACCCCAATGGTGTCTCCGACGCGCAGCGCTATCAGCACCGCAAGGAGCTGAAGAAGTCCATGTCCAAGGAGGAGTGGAAAGAATATAAGCGCCAGGAGCGTGCCGAGCGCCGCGAGCGTAACCGCGAGACCCAGGAGCGCATGGCTGCTGGCGATGAGCGCTACCTCCTGCCCCGCGATAAGGGCGAGGTTCGTGCCTACGTGCGCGACTGGGTGGACTCCCGCCGCTTTATCAACGAGTTCGTGATGCCTGCAGCAATCATCATGCTGTTCATCATGTTCGTCGGCGTGTTTGCACCAGCGTTTGCTAACTGGGCCTCCCTGGTAGCAATGGGCTTCATTATTCTCTTCGCGATTGAGGGCGTCTGGTTGGCACGTAAGTGCAACAACGCCGTGCGCATGAAGTTCCCGGGCACTGCTGAGGCAGGCTTCGGTCTGGGCTTTTACGCTTATTCCCGCTCCACGCAGCCGCGTAAGTGGCGCACCCCGCGCCCGCGCGTGGAACGCGGAGCTACCGTCTAG
- a CDS encoding nicotinate-nucleotide--dimethylbenzimidazole phosphoribosyltransferase — MAEFSAVPRPDNQARKAVTAALAATPRGASFGRLTEPAVWLAGCQSAVPASTPQNVQVMVFEGEHGIAQRTFEEVGLSAYAPEADAEQAEEIARGFGPVQSLAQRYGARVDTLHCEASAPIDETDAMSSEVFTASLEAGQAAADKAADAGVDLAIPAEHGVGGTTIAAVMMGLLSSTEPVAIVGPGSGTTDAMWKTKVGVIRDAMFRARNLDMLELAQAASSPSFVAMLGFIAQCAVRRTPVLIDGPFAATAAALAERIAPGTREWLYATSVSAEPAHVLALQDLELIPLLSLEMRNGLGLGALSALPLIASGVELAADQVAVTDSADEPHEPAPRDDAQD, encoded by the coding sequence ATGGCTGAGTTTTCTGCTGTGCCCCGCCCGGATAACCAAGCGCGTAAGGCGGTTACCGCTGCGCTTGCTGCCACCCCGCGCGGGGCCTCTTTTGGCCGTTTAACGGAACCCGCAGTGTGGCTGGCGGGTTGCCAGTCGGCTGTGCCTGCCAGCACCCCACAAAATGTGCAGGTGATGGTCTTTGAGGGTGAGCATGGCATCGCTCAGCGCACCTTTGAAGAAGTCGGCCTGTCAGCTTATGCCCCGGAGGCTGACGCCGAGCAAGCAGAAGAAATCGCCCGCGGTTTCGGCCCCGTGCAGTCCCTTGCGCAGCGCTACGGCGCGCGAGTGGACACTCTGCACTGTGAAGCATCGGCGCCTATCGATGAAACCGATGCCATGAGCTCTGAAGTCTTCACCGCTTCCTTGGAAGCGGGCCAAGCTGCCGCAGATAAAGCTGCCGATGCCGGTGTGGACCTAGCCATCCCCGCCGAACATGGTGTCGGCGGTACGACCATTGCCGCGGTCATGATGGGTCTGCTCAGCTCTACTGAACCTGTCGCCATTGTCGGCCCGGGTTCGGGCACCACCGATGCGATGTGGAAGACCAAAGTCGGCGTGATTCGCGACGCGATGTTCCGCGCCCGCAATCTCGACATGCTAGAGCTTGCCCAGGCGGCCTCCTCCCCGAGTTTTGTTGCCATGCTGGGCTTTATCGCGCAGTGTGCGGTGCGCCGAACGCCTGTGCTTATCGATGGCCCGTTTGCCGCCACCGCAGCCGCCCTCGCCGAACGCATCGCACCGGGTACCCGCGAGTGGCTGTACGCCACCAGCGTGAGCGCTGAACCTGCCCACGTTCTCGCTCTACAGGACTTGGAGCTCATCCCGCTGCTCTCGCTCGAAATGCGCAACGGCCTTGGTCTCGGTGCTCTAAGCGCCCTGCCGCTGATTGCCTCCGGCGTCGAGCTTGCCGCCGACCAGGTTGCTGTCACCGACAGCGCCGACGAGCCACACGAGCCAGCGCCGCGCGATGACGCTCAGGACTAA